In Zunongwangia profunda SM-A87, the following proteins share a genomic window:
- a CDS encoding dipeptidase: MDNVTSYVEEHKDRFVSELIDLLKIPSISADSKFKNEMITTAQAVKTQLEKAGCDLVEICDTPGHPVVYGEKIIDKNLPTVLVYGHYDVQPPDPLDLWNSPPFEPVIKKTELHPDGAIFARGACDDKGQMYMHVKALEYMTKTNQLPCNVKFMIEGEEEVGSEHLGWFIENNIEKLQNDVILISDTSMIAKDVPSITTGLRGLSYMEVEVTGPNRDLHSGLYGGTVGNPINILSKMIASLTDENNHITIPGFYDEVEELSKKEREKMAEAPYNENEYKKKLDINDVYGEAGFSTLERGSIRPTLDVNGIWGGYIGEGAKTVLPSKAFAKISMRLVPNQDWKKISELFKKHFESLAPKAVTVKVNTHHGGYAYVTPIDNDAYKAASKAYETTFGKTPIPQRSGGSIPIVSLFEKALKSKIILMGFGQDTDAIHSPNEHFGIWNYLKGIETIPYFYQNFAEAKK; the protein is encoded by the coding sequence ATGGACAACGTTACATCTTATGTTGAAGAGCATAAGGATAGATTTGTCTCCGAACTTATTGATTTACTTAAAATTCCGTCGATAAGTGCCGATTCAAAATTTAAAAATGAAATGATCACCACTGCACAAGCAGTGAAAACACAATTGGAAAAAGCTGGCTGTGATCTCGTCGAAATATGCGATACTCCAGGACATCCTGTGGTTTATGGAGAAAAAATTATCGATAAAAACCTGCCAACCGTATTGGTTTACGGTCATTACGATGTTCAGCCCCCTGATCCTTTAGATCTTTGGAACTCCCCTCCTTTCGAGCCGGTAATCAAAAAAACCGAGCTACATCCAGACGGTGCCATTTTTGCCCGAGGCGCATGCGATGATAAAGGCCAAATGTACATGCATGTTAAGGCGCTGGAATACATGACCAAAACCAATCAGCTTCCATGCAATGTGAAATTTATGATTGAAGGTGAAGAAGAAGTTGGCAGTGAACATTTAGGCTGGTTTATCGAAAATAATATCGAAAAATTGCAAAATGATGTGATTCTGATTTCTGATACCAGTATGATCGCTAAAGATGTGCCTAGTATCACCACAGGATTACGAGGTCTTTCTTATATGGAAGTTGAGGTTACCGGCCCCAACCGTGATTTACATTCAGGATTATATGGCGGAACGGTGGGAAACCCGATCAATATTTTAAGCAAGATGATCGCTTCCCTTACCGATGAGAATAATCATATTACCATTCCTGGATTTTATGATGAGGTTGAAGAACTTTCTAAGAAAGAAAGGGAAAAAATGGCTGAAGCACCATACAATGAAAATGAGTATAAAAAGAAGTTGGATATAAATGATGTGTATGGCGAAGCAGGTTTCTCTACTTTGGAACGCGGTTCTATTCGACCAACACTGGATGTTAACGGAATTTGGGGTGGTTACATTGGCGAAGGTGCTAAAACAGTGTTACCATCTAAAGCCTTTGCTAAAATATCAATGCGTTTAGTACCAAACCAGGATTGGAAAAAAATATCTGAATTGTTTAAAAAGCATTTTGAAAGCCTGGCTCCAAAAGCAGTAACAGTAAAAGTAAATACACACCACGGTGGTTATGCCTACGTCACCCCTATTGATAATGATGCTTACAAAGCTGCTAGTAAAGCCTACGAAACAACTTTTGGAAAAACTCCAATTCCACAACGCAGTGGCGGTAGTATACCAATTGTTTCCCTTTTCGAAAAAGCCTTAAAAAGCAAGATTATTTTAATGGGCTTTGGCCAGGATACCGATGCGATCCATTCCCCAAATGAGCATTTTGGCATCTGGAATTACCTAAAAGGTATTGAAACCATTCCTTATTTCTATCAAAACTTTGCGGAGGCTAAAAAATAA
- a CDS encoding ParB/RepB/Spo0J family partition protein, translating to MTTKVSTTRKSGKKITAAKKEVKEKLTQKAIGLQIENLSIAKVIPDPMQPRKTFNEDALKQLSESIKKHGVLQPITVRKSGNDFIIVMGERRYRASKLANKKSIPCIVWEYKNNDVLEIQIIENLQRQDVEPTEEAEAIAYLSERYAPTEIAKRLGRTDNFIRQRLKLAGLIEGFKHFVRNGEMTISLGAGVALFEPEEQQMLLETMGEDFSAHQINRMIKDQTYDLEKAPFEVADKKLVLKAGSCVECPFNAANQGNLFGDGKMVCTKSACYETKKSKSFFNLIEKSKQENILLIPEIRQYWADEENNQLIISQLEKNGLKVYLLDDCEIIENPIKPTIEDIKKEYQHYDYSEDEFKAELDEALQHYEKELEKYNSAKENEFVKGIVFHPETYRHKEVFIKIVEQSKNESTTYSAPLANRKMADCTPEEQIIKINEREIRKKQIENNKQFEEVVEMIRDTKYIDTKKTLSVDEMVAFSLTLYENNVDYVGRQRFFSNLLGNTSKMTDEEIVENFKKKFKKEIFHKLIRYILTKQVHFGESNHVNNLTNISFYNAMQGYYKSKIDGIEKEYAEKRNKREERLKERITVLEKQIQGLKQ from the coding sequence ATGACAACAAAAGTGAGTACCACAAGAAAGAGCGGTAAAAAAATTACGGCCGCCAAGAAAGAAGTCAAAGAAAAATTGACACAAAAAGCGATTGGGCTTCAGATTGAGAACCTATCAATTGCAAAGGTCATTCCCGACCCGATGCAGCCCAGGAAGACTTTTAATGAGGATGCGTTAAAGCAGCTTTCAGAAAGTATCAAAAAGCACGGTGTTCTGCAACCTATTACAGTCCGTAAATCTGGAAACGATTTTATCATCGTAATGGGGGAGCGGAGGTATCGAGCCAGTAAATTGGCCAACAAGAAATCAATTCCGTGTATCGTTTGGGAATACAAGAACAATGATGTTCTGGAAATTCAAATCATCGAAAATCTACAAAGACAGGATGTTGAGCCAACCGAAGAAGCAGAGGCGATTGCTTATTTAAGCGAAAGATATGCGCCTACCGAAATTGCAAAACGGTTGGGAAGAACCGATAACTTTATCAGACAGCGACTTAAACTGGCTGGTTTGATTGAAGGTTTCAAACACTTCGTCCGTAATGGCGAAATGACGATTTCGTTAGGTGCGGGTGTTGCACTTTTCGAACCTGAAGAACAACAGATGCTGTTGGAAACGATGGGCGAAGATTTTAGTGCCCATCAGATAAACAGGATGATAAAAGACCAGACCTATGATTTAGAGAAAGCACCTTTTGAGGTAGCTGATAAAAAATTGGTTTTGAAAGCTGGCTCTTGTGTAGAATGTCCGTTCAATGCTGCAAATCAAGGTAATCTGTTCGGCGATGGTAAAATGGTCTGTACAAAATCAGCTTGTTATGAAACGAAGAAAAGCAAGTCGTTCTTTAATTTGATTGAAAAATCGAAACAAGAGAACATACTGTTAATTCCTGAAATACGACAGTATTGGGCAGACGAGGAAAACAATCAGCTGATTATTTCACAATTGGAAAAGAACGGTTTGAAAGTCTATTTGCTGGATGATTGTGAAATCATAGAAAATCCGATAAAGCCAACAATTGAGGACATCAAGAAAGAATACCAACATTACGATTATTCTGAAGATGAATTCAAAGCAGAGCTGGATGAAGCCTTACAGCACTACGAAAAAGAATTGGAAAAGTACAATTCAGCTAAAGAAAATGAATTTGTAAAAGGTATTGTGTTCCATCCTGAAACATACAGACACAAAGAAGTCTTTATAAAGATTGTTGAACAGTCCAAAAATGAATCGACAACGTATTCCGCACCATTGGCCAACAGAAAAATGGCAGATTGCACCCCTGAAGAACAGATAATTAAAATCAACGAAAGGGAAATCCGAAAGAAGCAAATAGAGAACAACAAGCAGTTTGAAGAAGTTGTTGAGATGATTAGAGACACCAAATACATTGATACGAAGAAAACACTTTCGGTGGATGAAATGGTAGCGTTCTCATTGACGTTGTATGAAAACAATGTAGATTATGTTGGAAGACAAAGATTCTTTTCAAATTTATTGGGCAATACATCAAAGATGACAGATGAAGAGATTGTTGAGAATTTCAAAAAGAAGTTTAAAAAGGAAATCTTTCATAAGTTGATACGGTATATCCTAACAAAGCAAGTGCATTTTGGCGAAAGCAATCACGTTAATAATTTGACTAATATTTCATTCTACAATGCGATGCAAGGTTATTACAAGTCCAAGATTGATGGCATCGAAAAAGAATATGCCGAAAAAAGAAACAAGCGTGAGGAACGTTTGAAAGAGCGAATAACAGTTCTTGAAAAGCAAATTCAAGGATTGAAACAGTAG
- a CDS encoding peptidoglycan DD-metalloendopeptidase family protein, protein MSKAVLFLFFLLGFQLSFGQNQNDYEEIKESIISAYNSDNYKAIFDNYSTQMKEALNLEKTEEFFKNLNSSAGNIIDSEFLGFNPPYSMYATEFDRGAFMFSLALSENKQITGFKFTPYGKSTNLAEADTMLDLPFEGEWYVVWGGDTKEDNYHVEHPAQTGAFDFLMINDDLKTYEGDGSSNEQYYAFGKEILSPAAGEVVMVVDGIYDNIPGEMNQDFVTGNTVVIKLKKDEYLWLAHFKKHSIQVKEGERVEEGQLLGLCGNSGNSSEPHLHMHIQDELKMNSAKGLKSYFNRLKVDRKYIENYSPIRGDLIEKI, encoded by the coding sequence ATGAGTAAAGCAGTTTTATTCTTATTCTTCTTGCTTGGTTTTCAATTAAGTTTTGGACAAAATCAGAATGATTACGAAGAGATAAAAGAGTCAATAATTTCAGCATATAATTCGGATAATTATAAAGCGATTTTTGATAACTATTCCACCCAGATGAAAGAAGCGCTGAACTTAGAAAAGACTGAGGAATTTTTTAAGAATCTAAACAGTTCCGCAGGAAATATTATCGATTCCGAGTTTCTAGGTTTTAATCCGCCGTATAGCATGTATGCAACAGAATTTGATCGAGGCGCATTTATGTTTAGTTTGGCACTTTCAGAAAATAAACAAATCACGGGTTTTAAATTTACCCCCTATGGAAAGTCAACAAATCTTGCTGAAGCCGATACGATGCTCGATTTACCTTTTGAAGGCGAGTGGTATGTGGTTTGGGGTGGCGACACTAAAGAAGATAATTACCATGTAGAGCATCCTGCACAAACCGGAGCTTTTGATTTCTTAATGATTAACGACGATCTTAAAACATATGAAGGTGATGGAAGCAGTAATGAACAATATTATGCTTTCGGAAAAGAAATTTTATCGCCTGCAGCCGGGGAAGTGGTAATGGTGGTAGACGGGATTTATGATAATATCCCTGGCGAAATGAATCAGGATTTTGTGACCGGAAATACGGTAGTGATCAAACTAAAAAAGGATGAGTATTTATGGCTGGCACATTTTAAAAAGCATTCCATACAGGTAAAAGAAGGCGAGCGGGTTGAAGAAGGACAATTATTAGGATTATGTGGGAATTCGGGTAATTCCAGTGAACCTCATTTGCATATGCATATTCAGGATGAGCTAAAAATGAATAGTGCAAAAGGATTAAAATCTTATTTCAATCGCTTAAAAGTAGATCGAAAATATATCGAAAATTATTCGCCGATTCGTGGAGATTTGATCGAGAAGATTTAG